A DNA window from Fragaria vesca subsp. vesca linkage group LG3, FraVesHawaii_1.0, whole genome shotgun sequence contains the following coding sequences:
- the LOC101295203 gene encoding uncharacterized protein LOC101295203 — MASNLLRLHTKTITTPNPASPFSHTKTLSSSSLPFPSTFLNKTKTLSLSPLCSLTPPNSKEAAIQQAKTCLTTTLEKPLNNLRLTSKLKKLKQPRFRIEIPVADDSPESLSQLALHFFKDLPIKRKGSPVNILVLWPDITSAESAVKAFMSSPASPVEHLDIPSVANGNTRISNTADVAVFLAPEPSQVAVMKTVAELLYPRPVVMFNPKWGFEEEAEFGELSGFVGSFEVIFSFMGLEVKGLLSKRNGVVFKCVRNGVVSGEKWAVLVEEEQGELKLVSAFKTRPSISEVEYVLYNLMAMNSTVTKSVKFFRDLVSNVTGKK; from the coding sequence ATGGCTTCCAATCTTCTCAGACTTCATACAAAAACCATCACAACACCAAACCCAGCATCCCCATTTTCACACACCAAAACCCTTTCCTCCTCTTCTCTTCCATTTCCCTCAACTTTCCTCAACAAAACCAAAACCCTCTCTCTATCCCCACTCTGCTCCCTCACCCCACCAAACTCAAAAGAAGCAGCCATCCAGCAAGCCAAGACATGTCTCACAACCACCTTAGAGAAGCCCCTCAACAACCTCAGACTCACCAGCAAGCTCAAGAAGCTCAAACAACCCCGGTTTCGTATCGAAATCCCGGTCGCTGACGACTCCCCGGAGTCCCTATCCCAGCTCGCCCTCCACTTCTTCAAAGACCTCCCCATCAAAAGAAAAGGCTCCCCAGTCAACATCCTAGTTCTATGGCCCGACATTACCTCCGCAGAATCCGCAGTCAAAGCCTTCATGTCCTCCCCGGCAAGCCCAGTTGAGCATTTGGACATTCCCTCAGTCGCCAACGGTAATACCAGAATTTCAAACACAGCTGACGTGGCAGTGTTTTTAGCGCCAGAACCGTCCCAAGTGGCGGTTATGAAAACCGTTGCGGAGTTGCTGTACCCGAGGCCGGTGGTTATGTTCAACCCAAAGTGGGGGTTTGAGGAAGAAGCAGAGTTTGGTGAGCTGAGTGGGTTTGTGGGTTCGTTTGAGGTGATCTTTTCGTTTATGGGTTTGGAAGTGAAGGGGCTTTTGAGTAAGAGAAATGGTGTGGTTTTCAAGTGTGTGAGAAATGGAGTTGTGAGTGGTGAGAAGTGGGCTGTTCTTGTTGAGGAAGAGCAAGGGGAGTTGAAGCTGGTTTCGGCGTTTAAGACTAGGCCTTCCATTTCTGAAGTTGAGTATGTTTTGTATAATTTGATGGCCATGAATTCGACTGTAACGAAATCCGTCAAGTTCTTTAGGGATTTGGTGTCAAATGTAACAGGAAAGAAGTAA
- the LOC101295493 gene encoding probable galacturonosyltransferase 12-like yields the protein MQLHISPSLRHVTVFPGKEVREFIKVKVGSRRLSYRMLFYSILFFTFILRFVFVMTAVDTIDGETRCSTIGCLGKRLGPRILGRRLESSVPEVVYQVLEEPIGKDELKGRSDIPQSLDEFMAEIKDSNIDARTFAIKLREMITLLEERTRNAKIQEYLYRHVASSSIPKQLHCLALRLANEHSTNAAARLQLPSAEFVPALVDNSFFHFVLASDNILAASVVATSLVQNSLRPHKVVLHIITDRKTYCPMQAWFSLHPLSPAIIEVKALHHFDWFSKGKVPVLEAMEKDQKVRSQFRGGSSAIVANNTDKPNVIAAKLQALSPKYNSIMNHIRIHLPEMFPSLNKVVFLDDDVVVQTDLSPLWDIDMNGKVNGAVETCRGGDKFVMSKKFKSYLNFSHPLISNNFDPNTCAWAYGMNIFDLEAWRKTNISRTYHYWLEQNLKSDLSLWQLGTLPPGLIAFHGHVHVIDPFWHMLGFGYQENTSAADAKSAGVIHFNGRAKPWLEIAFPKLRPLWAKYVDFSDKFIKGCHIRES from the exons ATGCAGCTTCATATATCACCCAGCTTGAGGCATGTCACAGTTTTCCCAGGGAAGGAAGTTAGAGAATTCATCAAGGTGAAAGTCGGGTCGAGACGGCTTTCATATCGGATGCTCTTCTATTCTATCCTCTTCTTCACATTTATTCTCAGGTTTGTGTTTGTCATGACAGCAGTGGACACCATTGATGGAGAAACCAGGTGCTCTACAATAG GTTGCTTGGGGAAAAGACTAGGACCAAGGATTTTGGGAAGAAGGCTTGAATCAAGT GTCCCAGAAGTTGTTTACCAAGTGTTAGAAGAGCCCATTGGCAAAGATGAATTAAAAGGAAGATCTGATATTCCCCAGTCCCTAGATGAGTTTATGGCTGAGATAAAGGACAGCAATATAGATGCAAGGACTTTTGCTATCAAGCTCAGAGAGATG ATCACACTACTTGAAGAAAGAACCAGAAATGCGAAAATCCAAGAGTACTTGTACAGACATGTAGCATCAAGCAGCATACCTAAACAGCTTCACTGCCTAGCCTTGAGATTAGCCAATGAGCACTCAACAAATGCAGCCGCTCGTCTCCAGCTCCCGTCTGCTGAATTTGTCCCTGCCCTTGTCGATAATTCCTTCTTCCATTTTGTTCTCGCCTCAGATAATATCCTTGCTGCTTCTGTTGTTGCTACTTCCCTGGTCCAAAACTCATTACGCCCTCACAAAGTTGTCCTCCACATAATCACTGACAGGAAGACATACTGCCCTATGCAAGCATGGTTTTCATTGCATCCTTTATCCCCTGCAATTATTGAAGTCAAGGCATTACACCATTTTGATTGGTTTTCAAAGGGAAAGGTGCCAGTGTTGGAAGCAATGGAGAAAGACCAAAAAGTGAGATCACAGTTCAGAGGAGGATCATCAGCCATTGTGGCAAACAATACTGATAAGCCTAATGTCATTGCCGCAAAGTTGCAGGCACTTAGTCCCAAGTATAATTCGATCATGAATCATATCAGAATACATCTACCAGAG ATGTTTCCTAGTCTCAACAAGGTTGTGTTCCTGGATGATGACGTAGTAGTTCAGACTGATCTTTCCCCACTGTGGGATATCGATATGAATGGAAAGGTCAACGGAGCGGTTGAAACATGCAGGGGAGGAGATAAATTTGTTATGTCGAAGAAGTTTAAAAGCTACCTGAACTTCTCTCATCCTTTGATATCGAACAACTTTGACCCGAATACATGTGCTTGGGCTTATGGCATGAACATTTTCGATCTAGAAGCTTGGAGGAAAACTAACATAAGTCGTACATATCACTATTGGCTTGAACAG AACTTGAAATCAGACCTGAGCTTATGGCAGCTAGGAACATTACCCCCTGGCCTAATAGCATTCCATGGCCATGTCCATGTTATTGATCCTTTTTGGCACATGTTGGGATTTGGATATCAGGAAAACACAAGTGCTGCTGATGCCAAGAGTGCAGGTGTCATCCACTTTAATGGGAGGGCAAAGCCCTGGTTAGAGATTGCATTTCCCAAACTTCGACCACTTTGGGCAAAGTATGTAGACTTCTCGGATAAATTCATCAAGGGCTGTCATATTAGGGAATCTTAG
- the LOC101313200 gene encoding disease resistance protein At4g27190-like, translated as MEALGAFLAEVLKSSTEFMWSKFATLRKFQKNVQTLKKELQSLIRRRGEITDDIDIAELEGKCPVTEVVEWLQKVEAIERAVEEEIDHKVQPFLQEDHNSASVNGQGCLFVSNMHQRYHLSKKAEKKCDEVKQLITESHKFLTMWDTLRLRDIPIQHIPAPCLVGQEAQERLKQLMEFLADNKIRRIAVFGMGGSGKTTLVKTLNNQLRSSASKLYDMVIWIPVSNDLDMKKVQSRVAERLNLAMNAEESIECRACRLHQVLKSGKRFLLILDDVWEKIDLDTVGIPQGDDQANCKIILTTRSLAVCREMMTDKELKMELLNEEEAWNLFAWNAGNVVESEHINPLAREIARECGGLPLAIETMGKSMRDITMIQLWRNALCQLKRSASHYGSFDKVHLRLALSYKSLPSKILKRCFLFCSLYPENFLITARELICGWMADGLIMEHQTLEESLNDGIAKIEYLKDSCMLEQGECIGTVKMHSVLREVALWISSNRKETRFFSSSFLGMQEKLQSSLRSVSFMQNSITSLPSRFSFSRCSNLTVLFLQCNPLYKIPDGFFRELGALRFLNLSSTQISSLPSSLLHLTELHTLLLRDCSSLEHLPQLGALYKLQVLDLCGTCIRELPKDMGTLTHLRDLNLSHTNHLESIIAGSISGLYSLEALDMSFSAYKWDVECNVEGAPFDEILSLQGLSFLHIRLDTVDCVALDSDGSWFGSLKEFSIWIGPRSCDSSYLPTLHDEKRVILRGVDLLQRGLEGLFYSASSLELVTCGGISSLSDIVSNKKLGGLPKLKFLTISNCDCITSLLIGEETFASTLPNLEHLTLNCLNNLDTMAERILPRGCLGKLKTIKVMGCGRLKTLISFTFLRRVQNVEEIKVSDCRRMKQIIVNINLYATLPKLKNIEVRDMDSLTSICSRAGKWSALERVEVSNCPKLEKLPLRAQNAANLKEIRGELRWWNGLRWKRDVDKISLQQRFQACEDSILLLSSDTEA; from the exons ATGGAAGCTTTGGGTGCTTTCTTAGCTGAAGTTCTCAAGTCTTCAACCGAATTCATGTGGTCGAAGTTTGCCACCCTGAGAAAATTCCAAAAAAACGTCCAAACTTTGAAGAAGGAGCTGCAAAGCCTCATTCGCCGAAGGGGTGAGATAACAGATGATATTGATATTGCAGAACTAGAAGGGAAGTGCCCAGTGACGGAAGTTGTGGAGTGGCTTCAGAAGGTTGAAGCTATCGAACGTGCTGTTGAGGAGGAGATTGACCATAAAGTGCAGCCATTTTTGCAGGAAGATCATAACAGTGCTTCTGTTAATGGTCAGGGATGTCTTTTTGTCTCTAACATGCACCAGAGGTACCATCTTAGCAAAAAAGCAGAAAAGAAATGTGATGAGGTGAAACAACTAATTACTGAATCACACAAGTTTCTTACTATGTGGGATACTTTGAGGCTTCGTGATATTCCCATTCAGCATATTCCAGCACCATGTCTAGTTGGTCAGGAAGCACAGGAGAGGCTAAAGCAGCTTATGGAATTTCTGGCTGATAATAAGATCAGAAGGATTGCTGTCTTTGGAATGGGAGGTTCTGGAAAGACTACTCTAGTAAAAACCTTGAACAATCAGCTCCGTTCTTCTGCTTCAAAGTTATATGACATGGTCATCTGGATCCCTGTCTCAAATGATTTGGATATGAAAAAGGTTCAATCTCGAGTTGCTGAGAGATTGAACTTAGCAATGAATGCAGAAGAGAGCATTGAGTGTAGGGCTTGTAGATTACATCAAGTATTAAAGTCAGGGAAAAG GTTCCTCCTTATACTTGATGATGTTTGGGAGAAAATTGACTTGGACACCGTGGGGATACCACAAGGTGATGACCAAGCAAACTGCAAGATCATATTGACAACTCGATCTCTTGCCGTCTGTAGGGAAATGATGACCGATAAAGAACTAAAGATGGAACTTCTGAATGAGGAAGAGGCTTGGAATTTATTTGCATGGAATGCCGGAAATGTAGTGGAGTCAGAACACATAAATCCTCTAGCAAGAGAAATTGCTAGGGAATGCGGTGGTTTGCCTCTGGCAATTGAGACTATGGGGAAGTCCATGAGGGACATAACAATGATACAGCTATGGAGGAATGCACTATGCCAGTTGAAGCGTTCGGCATCACATTATGGGAGCTTTGACAAGGTGCATCTGCGACTAGCATTGAGTTATAAATCTTTACCAAGTAAGATTCTTAAGAGGTGTTTCTTGTTTTGTTCATTGTACCCAGAAAATTTCTTAATTACTGCAAGAGAATTAATATGTGGCTGGATGGCGGATGGATTGATTATGGAGCATCAGACATTAGAGGAGTCCTTGAATGATGGAATTGCAAAAATTGAATATTTGAAAGACTCTTGCATGCTAGAACAGGGCGAATGCATTGGAACAGTAAAGATGCACAGTGTATTGAGGGAAGTAGCCTTGTGGATATCCTCAAATAGAAAAGAAACCAGGTTTTTCAGCAGCTCATTTCTGGGAATGCAAGAAAAGTTGCAGAGTTCTCTCAGAAGTGTCTCATTTATGCAGAACTCTATTACCAGTTTGCCAAGTCGATTCTCATTCTCTAGGTGCTCCAACCTAACTGTCCTGTTCCTCCAATGTAACCCTCTGTATAAAATTCCTGATGGATTCTTTCGAGAACTTGGAGCCCTAAGATTCTTGAATCTGAGTAGCACTCAAATATCTTCCTTGCCTTCTTCTCTTCTTCATCTAACCGAGCTACACACTCTTCTCTTAAGAGATTGTTCTTCTCTAGAACATCTCCCTCAACTTGGAGCTCTTTATAAACTCCAGGTGCTTGATCTCTGTGGCACTTGCATAAGAGAGCTTCCAAAAGACATGGGAACGCTAACTCATTTGAGAGATCTAAACCTGTCGCACACAAACCACTTAGAAAGTATCATAGCTGGAAGCATCTCAGGACTATATAGTCTTGAGGCCTTGGACATGTCTTTCAGTGCATATAAGTGGGATGTGGAATGTAATGTAGAAGGAGCACCATTTGATGAAATTCTATCCTTGCAGGGACTTTCATTTCTTCACATAAGGCTAGACACAGTTGATTGTGTTGCCTTAGACTCAGATGGCTCTTGGTTTGGAAGTTTGAAAGAGTTTTCTATTTGGATTGGTCCAAGGAGCTGCGATTCAAGCTATTTACCAACTCTGCATGATGAGAAAAGGGTCATACTTAGAGGTGTTGACCTCTTGCAAAGAGGCCTTGAGGGGTTATTCTACAGTGCAAGTTCCTTGGAGCTGGTCACATGTGGGGGCATAAGTAGTTTATCTGATATAGTTTCCAACAAGAAATTGGGCGGCCTGCCAAAGTTGAAGTTTCTCACCATTTCAAATTGTGATTGCATCACTAGTTTGTTAATTGGCGAAGAAACTTTTGCGAGCACATTGCCGAATCTGGAGCATTTGACTCTCAATTGCCTAAACAACTTGGATACCATGGCAGAGAGGATACTCCCTAGAGGATGCCTTGGCAAATTAAAGACCATTAAGGTGATGGGATGCGGAAGACTAAAGACTCTCATATCCTTCACTTTTCTTCGACGGGTTCAAAATGTTGAAGAAATCAAGGTCAGTGACTGCAGGAGGATGAAACAAATTATAGTAAACATCAATTTGTATGCAACTCTTCCAAAGCTGAAAAATATAGAAGTAAGGGATATGGACAGCTTAACAAGTATTTGTTCCAGAGCTGGAAAGTGGTCCGCTCTGGAGAGGGTTGAAGTGAGCAATTGCCCCAAGCTAGAGAAGCTTCCACTCAGAGCCCAGAATGCAGCAAATCTTAAAGAAATTAGAGGCGAGTTAAGATGGTGGAATGGTCTTAGATGGAAAAGAGATGTAGATAAGATCAGTCTCCAGCAACGATTCCAAGCGTGTGAGGACTCCATACTGCTGTTAAGTTCGGATACAGAG GCTTGA
- the LOC101296936 gene encoding uncharacterized protein LOC101296936 — MHIQDISFSDDSSWIMVSSSRGTSHLFAINPWGGPVDIPSSDASFNPINTVSGVTTRAAVRWPPNSGLQMPHQQSLCSSGPPVTLSVVSRIRNGNNSWRGTVTGAAAAATGKMNSLSGAIASSFHNSKGNDYHVVSSALKAKYHLLVFSPSGCMIQYALRIPNGLDLTTVTGLNTAAYESDHESDGRLVVEAIQKWNVCQKQNRREHEDSTDIYGENRNIDSNKIYPEEMKKGNTVYPEAWSSITKEKITPEEKHHLYISEAELLQMHETRSPLWARPELYFQSMIVEGVKMDGETAAGGEIEIERIPTRMIEARSKDLVPVFDYLQTPVFQPTRVAAVNSNISGKLIQQRSGIPENDRLSCRSSSNSLDTMTHSGAGLTEHCTGSEETGWGVPQMTIGSKGSVNNYDSPETKTQLETVNSREHSFKMEAQLKFVNNDIEEDMGMGNLFEQGGDEYD, encoded by the exons ATGCA TATTCAGGACATTAGTTTCAGTGATGACAGCAGCTGGATTATGGTTAGCTCGTCTAGGGGCACTAGCCATCTGTTTGCTATAAATCCTTGGGGAGGACCTGTTGATATTCCAAGTTCTGATGCTAGCTTCAATCCAATAAATACTGTATCAGGTGTCACAACTAGAGCGGCAGTTCGTTGGCCACCTAATTCAGGTTTGCAAATGCCTCATCAGCAGAGCCTCTGTTCATCTGGTCCCCCAGTTACACTTTCTGTTGTTAGTAGAATAAGAAATGGAAACAATAGTTGGAGAGGCACTGTAACTGGTGCTGCGGCGGCTGCCACTGGCAAGATGAATTCCCTCTCTGGGGCAATTGCTTCCTCTTTTCATAATTCCAAAGGCAATGATTACCATGTTGTTTCCAGCGCTTTGAAGGCGAAGTACCACCTTTTGGTCTTTTCTCCATCTGGTTGCATGATACAATATGCATTGCGAATACCAAATGGTCTAGATTTAACAACTGTGACTGGATTAAACACTGCTGCTTATGAGTCAGATCACGAGTCTGATGGAAGATTAGTGGTTGAAGCAATCCAGAAGTGGAACGTATGTCAGAAGCAGAACCGAAGAGAACACGAGGATAGTACTGACATATATGGTGAGAATAGAAATATAGACAGCAATAAGATATATCCTGAAGAAATGAAGAAGGGAAACACCGTATATCCTGAAGCTTGGAGTTCTATCACAAAAGAAAAGATCACCCCTGAGGAAAAACATCATTTGTATATTTCAGAAGCTGAACTACTGCAGATGCATGAAACTCGAAGTCCACTATGGGCAAGACCTGAG CTATACTTTCAGTCGATGATTGTGGAAGGTGTGAAGATGGATGGTGAAACTGCTGCTGGAGGAGAAATTGAGATTGAAAGGATTCCGACTCGCATGATTGAAGCAAGGTCAAAGGATTTAGTCCCAGTTTTTGACTATCTTCAGACTCCTGTGTTCCAACCAACAAG GGTTGCTGCTGTGAATAGCAATATCAGTGGGAAACTTATTCAACAGAGGTCTGGGATACCTGAAAATGACAGGCTTTCATGCAGAAGCAGTTCAAACTCTCTCGATACCATGACCCACAGTGGGGCTGGACTCACAGAACACTGCACTGGTAGTGAAGAAACTGGGTGGGGTGTTCCTCAGATGACAATAGGAAGCAAGGGCTCTGTAAATAACTATGACAGCCCAGAGACAAAGACTCAGCTTGAGACTGTAAATAGTAGAGAGCACAGCTTTAAAATGGAGGCTCAACTCAAGTTTGTAAATAATGACATAGAAGAAGACATGGGAATGGGGAATCTTTTTGAACAGGGAGGTGATGAGTATGATTAG